In Borrelia anserina Es, the DNA window TACTAATAACTTTTAAATATATTTAAAAGTTATTAGTATAAATGATTTAAAAGAAAACCCTCTAAAATTGATATACATATTTATTTATTTTCCAAAACACTATGCACATGAGCTTCTCGTAAAGAAGCAGGGCTTATTTTTACAAACTTAGCTTTTGTCTTTAACTCTAATATCGTTCCCACCCCCAAATAACCCATTCCAGACATTAAACCTCCCTTTAACTGAAATACAATATCCTTTAATTTACCAGCATAAGGAACCATTCCTTCAATACCTTCAGGAACCAACTTACTAGAAGAGTTTTTAGTCTCAAGTTGAAAATATCTTGATTTAGACCCCCTAGCCATAGCAGAAAGAGATCCCATTCCAACATAAACTTTAAATTTATTTCCATTGTAAATTACCTCTTCTGAAGGAGATTCATGAGCACCAGCAAAGAGATTTCCTATCATTACACTATCAGCTCCTGCTGCAATTGCTTTAACTATATCCCCTGAAAACCTAATTCCTCCATCAGCTATAATACAAGTATCTGTATGCCTACAAGCTTCAAAAACATCATGAATTGCAGTCAGTTGCGGTACCCCAACTCCTGCAACAACTCTTGTCGTACATATACTTCCTGGGCCTATTCCTACCTTCAAACAATCCGCTCCTGCATCAATTAAATCGATAGCTGCCTCTTTAGTTACTATATTACCCGCAATAATGTCCAAATTTGGATACCTACTTTTAATTCTCCTTACAAGCTCAATTACTCTTGTAGAATGTCCATGTGCAGAATCGATAATAATTATATCAACATCAGCTTTGACTAATTCTTCAACACGCTCTAAAGCATCAATATCAATGGAAACAGCTGCTCCCACTCTTAACCTATTTTTCATATCTT includes these proteins:
- the guaB gene encoding IMP dehydrogenase, whose product is MGIIKIRRIGLIEKIVKEALTFDDVSLVPRKSSVLPSDVDLRTKLTKNISLNIPFLSSAMDTVTESRMAIAMAKEGGIGIIHKNITIEAQRKEVEIVKAHYRTGIIRNPITIDENASVQEAKLLIAKHNISALPITDQTGKILGLVTSRDIKYVEDNVPLVNAMTRKLITAKEDITLTEAKEILFKHKIEKLLIVDESDNLRGLITCKDIDHVEHQEYFPNACKDMKNRLRVGAAVSIDIDALERVEELVKADVDIIIIDSAHGHSTRVIELVRRIKSRYPNLDIIAGNIVTKEAAIDLIDAGADCLKVGIGPGSICTTRVVAGVGVPQLTAIHDVFEACRHTDTCIIADGGIRFSGDIVKAIAAGADSVMIGNLFAGAHESPSEEVIYNGNKFKVYVGMGSLSAMARGSKSRYFQLETKNSSSKLVPEGIEGMVPYAGKLKDIVFQLKGGLMSGMGYLGVGTILELKTKAKFVKISPASLREAHVHSVLENK